In Brevibacillus brevis, a genomic segment contains:
- a CDS encoding MFS transporter, with the protein MGRAKWMFFIRELDAYPTGRKRIFLLFVVILANFVANYEGQIAPVLSLILKDIGLSNPEYGLIVSLSVLASAFGALLGGPLSDRYGRTLILVPGLLLTVVCVFGMAFVHSFGSLLFMRVVLNFIEGGFIGATAGLVRDFSPRMGRAMSFGFWSYGTAGSNFFAAFVAGYTLPYFGTWQSQFYIAGFLSLVVALFVMFTIHDLSPRLREQVIHSSQTAQLVNEGESRAQEIPRAGADDHSLPKSSKADSPKPEMTPMETLRMAMRHGHIWALAVGCTLFLMLYLTLAAYGPLILVQAFGYTPAKAAFLSQFFWLFSLVTLIVSGYISDRLQLRKLISLIGVLGMIAVMSVWIGSVHQPVSEGKMILLISLMGGFLGFAYSPWMALYSENLEDLHGGIQASGWAIWSFVLRIYSILSAVPLNLIAVRYGWDLWLWITMIGAILYIPLLCMGKGPWFRRPVSKAAATAVDS; encoded by the coding sequence ATGGGAAGGGCGAAGTGGATGTTTTTCATTCGGGAGCTGGATGCTTATCCGACGGGCAGGAAGCGCATTTTTTTGCTGTTTGTGGTGATCCTCGCCAACTTCGTCGCCAACTATGAGGGCCAGATCGCCCCGGTCCTGTCTTTGATTTTAAAAGACATCGGCCTTTCGAATCCGGAATATGGACTCATCGTCTCTCTGTCCGTGCTGGCTTCGGCTTTTGGGGCTCTGCTTGGAGGACCGCTGTCTGACCGGTACGGACGCACATTGATTCTCGTTCCCGGTCTGTTATTGACAGTCGTCTGCGTGTTCGGCATGGCTTTCGTGCATTCATTCGGTTCCTTGCTGTTTATGAGGGTGGTGCTCAATTTCATCGAAGGAGGATTCATCGGCGCGACAGCGGGCCTGGTCCGGGACTTTTCTCCGCGGATGGGCAGAGCCATGTCCTTCGGCTTTTGGAGCTACGGCACAGCGGGCTCCAATTTTTTCGCCGCTTTTGTCGCAGGATATACGCTCCCTTATTTCGGCACGTGGCAGTCGCAGTTTTACATTGCCGGCTTCCTCAGTCTCGTCGTCGCCTTGTTCGTCATGTTCACGATCCACGATTTGTCGCCTCGCTTGCGGGAACAGGTGATCCACAGCAGCCAGACCGCACAGCTGGTCAACGAAGGGGAAAGCCGTGCACAGGAAATCCCGAGGGCTGGGGCAGACGATCATTCCTTGCCCAAGAGCTCTAAGGCCGATTCACCGAAGCCGGAAATGACGCCCATGGAAACGCTGCGGATGGCGATGAGGCACGGACACATCTGGGCCCTGGCTGTGGGGTGTACGCTGTTTTTGATGCTCTATCTGACGCTCGCTGCATACGGCCCGTTGATCCTCGTGCAGGCATTTGGGTACACGCCGGCAAAAGCCGCGTTCCTGTCTCAATTTTTCTGGCTGTTCAGTTTGGTGACCCTTATTGTAAGCGGTTACATTTCGGATAGACTCCAGCTGCGCAAATTGATCTCGCTGATCGGCGTGTTGGGGATGATCGCCGTAATGAGCGTGTGGATTGGCTCGGTGCACCAACCGGTCTCCGAAGGGAAGATGATCTTGCTCATTTCGCTGATGGGCGGCTTCCTGGGCTTTGCCTACAGCCCATGGATGGCACTCTATTCGGAAAACCTCGAGGACCTGCACGGCGGAATCCAGGCGTCGGGATGGGCGATCTGGAGCTTTGTCCTTCGCATCTATTCGATCCTGTCCGCTGTTCCGCTGAACTTGATTGCGGTCCGCTACGGCTGGGATCTGTGGCTGTGGATCACGATGATCGGGGCTATCCTGTACATTCCGCTGCTCTGTATGGGCAAGGGCCCCTGGTTCAGGCGGCCGGTTTCCAAAGCGGCCGCGACTGCGGTCGATTCGTAA
- a CDS encoding sigma 54-interacting transcriptional regulator, whose amino-acid sequence MMQVRDWLEAIPFPIAMTEGDLTIVGKNERFRELAVMKEQEERVRAGAGIALPEVFASWEEWGPGMILAGDGTHSYLLARQPAPANSLAQGHTMWVVLDGQGASSLKQQARELSRELDAVMESSEDVIYITSPDGMTLRTNKAIKRFTGLPKEAFIGKNVRDLMAAGILREMLTFRVVELGKPVRTAPRVDDVNQNTLKTAIPVFDERGQIEKVVTYVRDLSKQNRLHQDLIRALEENHEYKKELEKLKTKSRKDPDVIVESKQMAEIYDMADRISNVDATVLILGETGVGKDVLARYIYQSSQRRERGEFVKINCGAIPHDLLESELFGYEPGAFTGASRTGKRGIFEQADKGVLFLDEVGELPMALQVKLLRVLQEKQIQRIGATRSKEVDVRLIAATNRDLKQMVREGTFREDLYYRLNVIPIVIPALRERKPDILPLVRFFLQKLNHKYQLSKQFGSCMQEFFYRHHWAGNVRELSNLVERLILTVPSKVITLKDLPDEYQEQEKKTISFSRLIPLKEAAEIAEKELLALAVQQFRSTYKLAEELGTSQATIVRKLKKYNLTTSHFIEPLEMPHGAASARGIQK is encoded by the coding sequence ATGATGCAAGTCCGAGATTGGTTGGAAGCGATTCCGTTTCCCATAGCGATGACCGAGGGCGATTTGACAATCGTGGGTAAAAACGAGCGGTTCCGAGAGCTTGCGGTCATGAAGGAACAGGAGGAAAGAGTAAGGGCGGGGGCGGGGATCGCGCTGCCGGAGGTGTTTGCCTCCTGGGAGGAATGGGGGCCGGGCATGATCCTGGCCGGGGACGGTACCCATTCGTATTTGCTTGCGAGGCAGCCGGCGCCTGCGAATTCGTTAGCGCAAGGTCACACGATGTGGGTCGTCCTGGACGGCCAGGGCGCCAGCAGCCTCAAGCAGCAGGCGCGAGAGCTGTCGCGGGAGCTGGACGCCGTCATGGAGAGTTCGGAAGACGTGATCTACATTACCAGCCCGGACGGCATGACGCTCCGGACCAACAAGGCGATCAAGCGGTTTACCGGCTTGCCGAAGGAGGCGTTTATCGGCAAGAACGTACGGGATCTGATGGCCGCAGGAATCTTGCGGGAAATGCTCACCTTTCGGGTCGTCGAGCTGGGGAAGCCTGTCAGGACGGCTCCGCGTGTGGACGACGTCAACCAGAACACCTTGAAAACGGCGATCCCGGTGTTTGACGAGCGAGGACAGATTGAAAAGGTGGTCACCTACGTGCGGGACTTGTCCAAGCAAAACCGGCTGCATCAGGATCTCATACGGGCACTGGAGGAGAACCACGAGTACAAGAAAGAGCTGGAAAAGCTGAAGACGAAAAGCCGCAAAGACCCCGATGTGATCGTGGAGAGCAAGCAAATGGCGGAAATTTACGACATGGCAGACCGCATCTCGAATGTGGATGCCACCGTCCTGATTTTGGGAGAGACCGGCGTCGGAAAAGACGTGCTGGCTCGGTACATCTACCAGTCGAGCCAGCGCAGGGAGCGAGGGGAGTTCGTCAAGATCAACTGTGGAGCAATCCCCCACGACCTCTTGGAATCGGAGCTGTTCGGCTACGAGCCGGGCGCGTTCACGGGGGCCAGCCGTACGGGCAAGCGCGGCATCTTCGAGCAGGCGGACAAAGGCGTGCTGTTCCTCGACGAGGTGGGTGAGCTCCCCATGGCGCTGCAAGTCAAGCTGCTGCGGGTTTTGCAGGAAAAGCAGATCCAGCGCATCGGCGCCACGCGGTCCAAGGAAGTGGATGTCCGCCTGATCGCGGCGACCAACCGGGATTTGAAGCAGATGGTCAGGGAAGGTACGTTTCGGGAGGACTTGTACTACCGCTTGAACGTCATCCCCATCGTCATCCCTGCTTTGCGCGAGCGCAAGCCGGACATTTTGCCGCTCGTCCGTTTTTTCCTGCAAAAGCTGAACCATAAATACCAGCTGTCCAAGCAGTTCGGCTCCTGCATGCAGGAGTTCTTCTACCGCCATCATTGGGCCGGGAATGTGCGGGAGCTGTCCAATCTGGTGGAACGACTGATCTTGACGGTGCCATCGAAGGTCATCACGCTCAAGGACTTGCCGGATGAGTATCAGGAGCAGGAAAAGAAGACGATCAGCTTTTCCCGTCTGATCCCGCTCAAGGAAGCGGCCGAGATCGCCGAAAAGGAATTGCTCGCGCTCGCTGTGCAGCAGTTCCGAAGCACGTACAAGCTGGCGGAAGAGCTCGGGACCAGCCAGGCGACAATCGTCCGGAAGCTCAAGAAGTACAACCTGACGACCTCCCATTTCATCGAGCCGCTGGAAATGCCGCATGGGGCTGCGTCTGCCAGGGGGATACAAAAATGA
- a CDS encoding R2-like ligand-binding oxidase — protein MRQEFGSTSQRGLNTELLPYQLYQKAKRYGIWNPQDIDFSQDREDYARMTPEQKDETLRRIAGFLGGEEAVTLDLLPLIMVIAQEGRLEEEMFLTTFLFEEAKHMEFFRLVLDTIGEKGDLNQYHGDVYKRIFHDILPAALGRLLTDKSPEAVAEASTVYNMFVEGVLAETGYYAFYEGLNKAGVMPGLMKGVGYLKTDESRHISYGTFLLQRLICEHPHIYDVVAAKMAELAPLASQLYSGVDPARQASAFGVRVDDLQQFAKKQLAVRMEVLARAKGQTIEELYKQSKAAVDV, from the coding sequence ATGAGACAGGAGTTTGGTTCGACCAGCCAGCGCGGGCTGAACACGGAGCTTTTGCCCTATCAGCTGTATCAGAAGGCGAAGCGGTACGGCATCTGGAACCCCCAGGATATCGACTTCTCGCAGGATCGTGAAGATTACGCACGCATGACGCCAGAGCAAAAGGACGAGACACTGCGGCGGATCGCGGGCTTCCTGGGGGGAGAGGAAGCAGTCACGCTGGATTTGTTGCCGCTGATCATGGTCATCGCCCAGGAAGGCCGCCTCGAGGAAGAGATGTTCCTGACGACATTCCTGTTCGAAGAGGCGAAGCACATGGAGTTTTTCCGACTCGTATTGGACACGATCGGGGAAAAGGGCGACTTGAACCAGTACCACGGGGATGTGTACAAGCGGATCTTTCACGATATTCTTCCCGCAGCTTTGGGGCGCCTGTTGACGGACAAATCGCCGGAAGCGGTAGCGGAGGCCTCGACCGTGTACAACATGTTTGTGGAAGGCGTGCTGGCGGAGACCGGGTACTACGCCTTTTACGAAGGCTTGAACAAAGCCGGCGTCATGCCGGGCCTGATGAAGGGGGTGGGCTACCTCAAGACCGACGAGTCCCGCCACATCAGCTACGGGACCTTCCTGCTGCAAAGGCTGATCTGCGAGCATCCGCACATCTACGATGTCGTGGCGGCGAAAATGGCGGAGCTGGCCCCGCTTGCCAGCCAGCTTTACTCCGGAGTGGATCCGGCCAGGCAGGCGAGCGCATTCGGCGTAAGGGTCGACGATCTCCAGCAGTTCGCCAAAAAGCAATTGGCTGTGCGCATGGAAGTGCTGGCCCGCGCGAAAGGCCAGACGATCGAGGAGCTGTATAAGCAGTCGAAGGCAGCGGTAGACGTCTGA
- the rplT gene encoding 50S ribosomal protein L20, producing the protein MPRVKGGIVSRRRHKKILKLAKGYFGSKHRLFKSANAQVMKSLLYAYRDRRQKKRDFRKLWITRINAQARLNGLSYSRLMHGLKVAGIEVNRKMLADLAVNDKAAFNDLAAVAKGKLNA; encoded by the coding sequence ATGCCAAGAGTAAAAGGTGGCATTGTATCACGCCGTCGTCATAAGAAAATCCTGAAGCTGGCGAAAGGTTACTTCGGTTCCAAACATCGCCTGTTTAAATCCGCTAATGCGCAGGTAATGAAATCCCTGCTGTACGCATACCGCGATCGTCGCCAAAAGAAACGCGACTTCCGCAAACTGTGGATCACTCGTATCAACGCGCAAGCTCGCCTGAACGGCCTGTCCTACAGCCGTCTCATGCACGGCCTGAAAGTAGCTGGCATCGAAGTAAACCGCAAAATGCTGGCTGACCTGGCTGTAAACGACAAAGCAGCGTTCAACGACCTGGCTGCTGTCGCAAAAGGCAAACTGAACGCGTAA
- a CDS encoding MBL fold metallo-hydrolase — translation MDTGTHWPASVQELRAGLDAVGLTFGDVEQIVVTHMHTDHYGGVQAILQETEAAVFVHSQAKRALTDGQEEFARTESFMQSFIRECGAAHILNRERKYHPEEWRDVRYLEDGDTIAAGGRDWSILHTPGHSQSDICLWDQASGDAIVGDFLLQEISSNAFIVPPEPPSGERPKPLLQMRESFSRVYDMPFATVYPGHGEPFAGHQGLIDRRREEQAARCEKILSLLAEQPRTVLKICRELFPWLKENALFLGLSEVQGHLDLLVEQGRAAGEPHEGILWYYAV, via the coding sequence GTGGATACCGGGACGCATTGGCCGGCATCCGTTCAGGAGCTGCGGGCAGGCCTCGACGCTGTGGGCCTCACTTTTGGGGATGTGGAGCAAATCGTCGTCACTCACATGCACACCGACCATTACGGAGGGGTTCAGGCGATTCTTCAGGAAACGGAAGCGGCCGTCTTCGTGCACAGTCAGGCGAAACGGGCATTGACGGACGGACAGGAGGAATTCGCCCGGACGGAAAGCTTCATGCAATCATTTATCAGGGAGTGCGGTGCGGCCCACATCTTGAACCGCGAGCGGAAGTACCACCCGGAAGAGTGGCGGGACGTGCGTTATCTGGAAGACGGCGACACGATCGCAGCGGGGGGCAGGGATTGGAGCATTCTGCATACGCCGGGCCATAGCCAGTCGGACATCTGCCTGTGGGATCAGGCGTCGGGCGATGCGATCGTCGGGGATTTTCTCCTGCAGGAGATCTCCTCCAACGCCTTTATCGTTCCGCCGGAGCCGCCGAGCGGAGAGCGGCCCAAGCCGCTTTTGCAGATGAGAGAGTCGTTTTCGCGGGTATACGATATGCCGTTTGCGACGGTATATCCGGGACATGGCGAGCCGTTTGCTGGCCATCAGGGGCTCATTGACCGGCGGCGGGAGGAGCAGGCGGCGCGATGCGAAAAAATCCTGTCTTTGCTGGCGGAGCAGCCGCGGACGGTCCTGAAAATATGCAGGGAGCTGTTCCCCTGGCTGAAAGAAAACGCCTTGTTCCTCGGATTGTCGGAGGTGCAAGGGCATCTGGACTTGCTCGTGGAGCAGGGACGTGCAGCGGGAGAGCCACACGAAGGCATTCTGTGGTATTACGCAGTGTAA
- a CDS encoding LuxR C-terminal-related transcriptional regulator has protein sequence MVSPALREYIQRIEMAPRHEEKLALAVRGFIDLFPFMGAVLYNYSMLSQMGEGLLGANAQGLRPIRDQREDIRNMPPIYSAIREKRAVLLDSELIRQIPEKYVQGVTYALVVPILHGGSVIGYAGISGHPKGREGISSSLIQALSLYGEQVGKALATESLLPPPVKLTKREIEILQRMSWGESIKEMADHIGISEFTVQDYVKSALKKIGAQNRTQGVAEALRRKIIH, from the coding sequence ATGGTCAGTCCAGCTTTGCGAGAGTATATCCAGCGTATCGAAATGGCGCCTCGCCATGAAGAAAAGCTGGCGCTCGCCGTTCGCGGCTTCATCGACCTGTTTCCGTTTATGGGGGCGGTTCTGTACAACTACTCGATGCTCAGCCAGATGGGAGAAGGCTTGCTCGGGGCAAATGCCCAGGGTCTCCGCCCCATCCGCGATCAGCGCGAGGATATCCGCAACATGCCCCCGATCTATTCCGCCATCCGGGAGAAGCGAGCGGTTCTGCTCGACTCGGAGCTCATCAGACAAATACCCGAAAAGTACGTGCAGGGCGTCACCTACGCACTCGTCGTTCCCATCCTGCATGGGGGAAGCGTCATCGGCTACGCGGGCATTTCCGGCCATCCAAAAGGCCGTGAAGGGATCAGCAGCAGCCTGATTCAGGCACTCAGCCTGTACGGAGAGCAGGTGGGAAAAGCCCTTGCCACGGAGTCTCTCCTCCCTCCACCCGTCAAGCTGACCAAGCGGGAAATCGAGATTTTGCAGCGGATGTCGTGGGGAGAGAGCATCAAGGAAATGGCCGACCACATTGGCATCAGCGAATTTACCGTACAAGATTACGTCAAATCTGCGCTGAAAAAAATCGGGGCGCAAAATCGGACGCAAGGGGTAGCAGAAGCCCTCCGTCGCAAAATCATTCACTAG
- a CDS encoding LLM class flavin-dependent oxidoreductase, which produces MKFIAFHLMPYRDLPADFEVKYPSVWVTPPKTLFDPKKGHRMYHDYLDELEFAVDLGFDAVGVNEHHSNAYGLMPSPNLMGSILSRKVRHSENTSLIVLGNSLASYNPPIRVAEEMAMLDVLSGGKFIAGFPVGTSMDQNYAYGINPAELRERYYEAHDLIMKTWKSDEILTYNGKYNQYRYINPWPRPAQRPHPPVWIPGGGSVETYDFSISHNYSFSYLSYFGHKYAKKVMGPFWERNDELGADRNPYKAGYCQIVCVSETDERAQIDYEEHVRYFFNKCLHVDRRVAEAPGYRTVKSLRAGLTSQFDGTQKSAGQMLREGMGWQDLIDHGFIVAGSPATVRDIMQESLRDLRVGNVVCLLHIGSMPHWLVQKNMQLFAQEVKPHLSSLFSEWDHSPYWPKGYAQEPLEEPAVQT; this is translated from the coding sequence ATGAAGTTTATCGCCTTTCATTTGATGCCGTATCGGGACTTGCCGGCGGATTTTGAAGTGAAGTACCCGAGCGTCTGGGTCACGCCGCCCAAGACGCTGTTCGACCCGAAAAAGGGACACCGCATGTACCACGACTATTTGGATGAACTGGAATTTGCCGTGGATCTCGGCTTCGACGCAGTCGGGGTAAACGAGCATCACAGCAATGCGTACGGTCTGATGCCGTCGCCCAATCTGATGGGCTCCATCCTCTCCCGAAAGGTTCGCCACAGCGAAAACACGAGCCTGATCGTCCTCGGCAACAGCCTGGCTTCCTACAATCCGCCCATTCGAGTGGCAGAGGAGATGGCCATGCTCGATGTCCTCTCGGGCGGCAAGTTTATCGCAGGCTTCCCGGTCGGGACCTCGATGGACCAGAACTACGCCTATGGCATCAATCCGGCCGAACTGCGGGAGCGCTACTACGAGGCGCACGACCTGATCATGAAGACGTGGAAAAGCGATGAAATTTTGACCTACAACGGCAAGTACAACCAGTATCGGTATATCAATCCGTGGCCGCGCCCTGCGCAGCGCCCGCACCCGCCCGTCTGGATTCCCGGCGGCGGCAGCGTCGAGACGTACGACTTTTCCATCAGCCACAACTACTCGTTCTCCTATTTGAGCTATTTCGGACACAAGTACGCGAAAAAGGTGATGGGACCGTTCTGGGAGCGCAACGACGAGCTAGGTGCGGACCGCAACCCGTACAAGGCGGGGTATTGCCAGATCGTTTGCGTCTCCGAGACCGATGAGCGGGCGCAAATCGACTACGAGGAGCACGTGCGTTACTTCTTCAACAAGTGCCTGCATGTGGACAGACGCGTGGCGGAAGCGCCGGGCTACCGCACGGTGAAAAGCCTTAGGGCTGGCCTGACCTCGCAGTTCGACGGCACGCAAAAGAGTGCGGGCCAGATGCTGAGGGAAGGGATGGGCTGGCAAGACCTGATCGATCACGGGTTTATCGTCGCGGGCTCTCCTGCCACCGTTCGCGACATCATGCAGGAGAGCCTGCGGGATCTGCGGGTGGGCAACGTCGTCTGCCTGCTGCACATCGGTTCGATGCCGCACTGGCTCGTCCAAAAGAACATGCAGCTTTTCGCCCAGGAAGTAAAGCCGCACCTGAGCTCCCTTTTCAGCGAGTGGGACCACTCCCCGTACTGGCCCAAGGGCTATGCCCAGGAGCCGTTGGAGGAGCCTGCCGTACAGACCTAG
- a CDS encoding alpha/beta hydrolase, which translates to MAEPREQLIQANEQVSFAVKIAGQGEPVVYLHGAGGLVWDPFLAELSDRYQVYAPHLPGTGQSSGLESIRDLWDLILCYYDLFDALGLESATVIGHSLGGMIALELAATDQSRVKKIVALAPAGLFREEEPVPDMFAMLPHELAAMMVADPASPVAERLRYMPTQTEERIEMTIHQMQNMQAAAKFLWPIPDKGLKRRLHRIKAPTLLIWGKQDRFMPVSYAGEFQRRITGSELELIDQAAHLVPLEQTEQVVAAIARFLSVQARVDARG; encoded by the coding sequence GTGGCAGAGCCAAGAGAGCAGTTGATTCAGGCCAATGAACAGGTCAGCTTCGCCGTAAAAATCGCAGGACAAGGGGAACCGGTTGTCTACTTGCACGGTGCCGGCGGCCTTGTATGGGATCCGTTTCTCGCGGAATTATCCGACCGCTATCAGGTGTATGCGCCGCATCTCCCGGGTACCGGCCAGTCTTCCGGACTGGAGAGCATCCGCGACCTGTGGGATTTGATTCTCTGTTACTACGACTTGTTTGATGCCTTGGGATTGGAGTCGGCGACCGTGATTGGGCATTCGCTGGGGGGCATGATCGCTCTGGAGCTGGCTGCCACTGACCAGAGCCGGGTGAAAAAAATCGTCGCACTCGCACCCGCGGGACTGTTCCGGGAAGAGGAGCCCGTTCCGGACATGTTCGCCATGCTGCCGCACGAGCTCGCAGCGATGATGGTGGCGGACCCGGCTTCGCCCGTGGCAGAGCGGCTCCGGTACATGCCGACCCAGACAGAGGAGCGCATCGAAATGACGATTCACCAGATGCAAAACATGCAGGCTGCGGCCAAGTTCCTTTGGCCGATTCCGGACAAAGGGCTGAAGCGCCGGCTGCACCGGATCAAAGCGCCGACGCTGCTGATCTGGGGCAAGCAGGATCGCTTCATGCCCGTCTCGTACGCAGGCGAATTTCAGCGGCGGATCACCGGCTCCGAGCTGGAGCTGATCGATCAGGCGGCACACCTGGTTCCACTGGAGCAGACGGAACAGGTCGTAGCAGCGATCGCCCGATTTTTGTCCGTTCAGGCCAGGGTGGATGCGAGAGGATAG
- a CDS encoding alpha/beta hydrolase — MALDPQAKAFLDMGAEAGEPPMSTLTPEQNRERTAGMKALSGPPKALAKTESRMIPVEGGEIELRIYTPEGVGPFPLFVYFHGGGWVIGDVETVDTVCRNIAHEADSVVASVNYRLAPEHKFPVPVEDCYAAVEWVARNAAELNGDPSRLAVGGDSAGGNLAAVVSQLAKQRSGPAISFQVLVYPVTQIGCDTESYRENGEGYFLTKDSMNWFFRHYLNAEEEKTDVRASPLLSEDLSGLPPALVITAEYDPLRDEGEMYAERLRQAGVPVELTRYDGMIHGFFWMAGIMDKGAQAITQVASRLRSVFPRL, encoded by the coding sequence ATGGCACTGGATCCACAGGCAAAGGCGTTTCTAGACATGGGCGCAGAGGCAGGCGAACCGCCCATGTCCACGTTGACCCCGGAACAAAACCGGGAACGGACGGCCGGGATGAAAGCTTTGTCCGGACCGCCGAAGGCTTTGGCCAAAACCGAGAGCCGGATGATCCCGGTGGAGGGAGGAGAGATCGAGCTTCGCATCTACACTCCGGAAGGCGTCGGTCCATTCCCGCTCTTCGTCTACTTCCACGGAGGGGGCTGGGTGATCGGCGATGTGGAAACCGTCGATACCGTCTGCCGCAACATCGCCCACGAAGCGGATAGCGTCGTCGCCTCCGTCAATTACCGTCTGGCTCCGGAACACAAATTTCCCGTTCCGGTGGAGGACTGTTACGCGGCCGTAGAGTGGGTGGCACGAAACGCCGCAGAGCTGAACGGTGACCCGTCCCGTCTCGCGGTAGGAGGCGACAGCGCAGGCGGGAATCTGGCTGCAGTCGTCTCTCAGCTGGCCAAACAGCGGAGCGGTCCCGCGATCTCCTTTCAAGTGCTCGTCTATCCCGTCACCCAAATCGGCTGCGACACGGAGTCCTACAGGGAAAACGGCGAGGGTTACTTCCTCACGAAGGACAGCATGAACTGGTTTTTCCGGCATTACCTGAATGCCGAGGAGGAGAAGACGGACGTCAGAGCCTCCCCCCTGCTCTCCGAAGACCTCAGCGGATTGCCTCCCGCTCTGGTGATTACGGCCGAGTACGATCCGCTGCGCGACGAAGGAGAAATGTATGCAGAGCGGCTGCGTCAAGCGGGAGTGCCGGTCGAGCTGACCCGTTACGACGGGATGATTCACGGTTTCTTCTGGATGGCGGGGATCATGGACAAAGGCGCACAGGCCATCACCCAGGTGGCGAGCCGGCTGCGGTCGGTATTTCCGCGGCTGTAA